A window of the Gossypium hirsutum isolate 1008001.06 chromosome A05, Gossypium_hirsutum_v2.1, whole genome shotgun sequence genome harbors these coding sequences:
- the LOC107959621 gene encoding 2-oxoisovalerate dehydrogenase subunit alpha 2, mitochondrial isoform X1, which translates to MAFNLKNPRNIINNLKSKVGLWSLMKQSHSTCCYSSCLNTIHLHRFLPLTTLPQFTNPESISHKKGHFPHFQRFQSTTTEKQIDSVPNDEHNQVLDFPGGKVVFSPEMRFLSESPSVYSQCYRVLDDAGQLISHSNFVPVSEEVAVKMYSNMVTLQTLDTVFYEAQRQGRISFYVTSIGEEAINIASAAALTSDDIVFPQYREPGVLLWRGFTLQEFANQCFGNKADYGKGRQMPIHYGSNKLNYFTVSSTIATQIPHAVGAAYSLKMDKKDACAVTYFGDGGTSEGDFHAAMNFAAVTESPVIFICRNNGWAISTPTSDQFRSDGIAVRGQAYGVRSIRVDGNDALAMYSAVRSARQMAVNEHRPILIEAVTYRVGHHSTSDDSTKYRPADEIEWWRMARDPVTRFRKWIEINGWWGSEAESQLRSSIRSQLLHAIQIAERAEKPPVNDLFTDVYDNIPSNLREQEKLLKETINRHPKDYPADVPI; encoded by the exons ATGGCTTTCAATTTGAAAAATCCAAGAAACATTATCAACAACCTTAAATCAAAGGTCGGATTATGGAGTTTAATGAAGCAGAGTCATAGTACTTGTTGTTACAGCTCTTGTCTGAATACCATTCATCTTCACCGTTTCCTCCCATTAACTACTCTACCACAATTCACAAACCCAGAGTCTATTTCCCATAAAAAAGGACATTTTCCCCATTTTCAGCGTTTTCAATCCACCACAACTGAGAAACAGATTGATTCTGTCCCAAATGATGAACACAATCAG GTATTGGATTTTCCAGGAGGAAAAGTTGTTTTTTCTCCTGAGATGCGGTTTTTATCCGAATCTCCTAGTGTGTATTCCCAGTGCTACCGAGTTCTTGATGATGCTGGTCAGCTAATTAGTCACAGCAACTTTGTACCG GTCAGTGAGGAAGTTGCTGTTAAAATGTATAGCAACATGGTCACCCTTCAAACTTTGGATACCGTATTCTACGAAGCTCAAAGGCAAGGAAGAATTTCCTTCTACGTGACCTCCATTGGAGAAGAGGCTATCAACATTGCATCGGCAGCAGCACTTACATCAGATGACATTGTTTTCCCCCAG TACAGGGAGCCAGGAGTTCTATTATGGCGTGGTTTCACCTTGCAAGAATTTGCAAACCAGTGTTTTGGAAACAAAGCTGATTATGGGAAAGGCAGACAAATGCCTATTCATTATGGATCTAACAAGCTTAACTACTTCACCGTATCATCAACTATTGC TACACAAATTCCTCATGCAGTTGGTGCTGCATATTCtctgaagatggacaaaaaagaTGCATGTGCTGTCACTTACTTTGGTGATGGTGGCACAAGTGAG GGAGATTTTCATGCTGCTATGAATTTTGCGGCGGTCACAGAGTCTCCAGTAATTTTTATCTGCAGGAATAACGGATGGGCAATTAGTACACCCACTTCAGACCAGTTTCGAA GTGATGGGATTGCTGTTAGAGGGCAAGCTTATGGAGTCCGGAGCATTCGTGTAGATGGTAACGATGCACTTGCGATGTATAGTGCAGTTCGCTCTGCACGTCAAATGGCTGTAAATGAACATAGGCCCATTTTAATTGAA GCTGTTACATATCGAGTTGGACACCACTCCACATCAGATGATTCCACCAAGTACCGTCCTGCCGATGAAATTGAATGGTGGAGAATGGCAAGAGACCCTGTAACAAGATTTAGAAAGTGGATTGAGATAAATGGTTGGTGGGGTAGTGAGGCTGAGTCACAGCTCAGAAGCAGCATTCGGAGTCAG TTATTGCATGCAATTCAGATagcagagagagctgagaaaccTCCAGTTAATGACTTATTCACGGATGTATACGATAATATTCCGTCCAACCTGCGCGAGCAAGAGAAACTTCTGAAAGAAACCATCAATAGACACCCCAAAGATTACCCTGCAGATGTTCCGATTTAG
- the LOC107959621 gene encoding 2-oxoisovalerate dehydrogenase subunit alpha 2, mitochondrial isoform X2: MYSNMVTLQTLDTVFYEAQRQGRISFYVTSIGEEAINIASAAALTSDDIVFPQYREPGVLLWRGFTLQEFANQCFGNKADYGKGRQMPIHYGSNKLNYFTVSSTIATQIPHAVGAAYSLKMDKKDACAVTYFGDGGTSEGDFHAAMNFAAVTESPVIFICRNNGWAISTPTSDQFRSDGIAVRGQAYGVRSIRVDGNDALAMYSAVRSARQMAVNEHRPILIEAVTYRVGHHSTSDDSTKYRPADEIEWWRMARDPVTRFRKWIEINGWWGSEAESQLRSSIRSQLLHAIQIAERAEKPPVNDLFTDVYDNIPSNLREQEKLLKETINRHPKDYPADVPI; this comes from the exons ATGTATAGCAACATGGTCACCCTTCAAACTTTGGATACCGTATTCTACGAAGCTCAAAGGCAAGGAAGAATTTCCTTCTACGTGACCTCCATTGGAGAAGAGGCTATCAACATTGCATCGGCAGCAGCACTTACATCAGATGACATTGTTTTCCCCCAG TACAGGGAGCCAGGAGTTCTATTATGGCGTGGTTTCACCTTGCAAGAATTTGCAAACCAGTGTTTTGGAAACAAAGCTGATTATGGGAAAGGCAGACAAATGCCTATTCATTATGGATCTAACAAGCTTAACTACTTCACCGTATCATCAACTATTGC TACACAAATTCCTCATGCAGTTGGTGCTGCATATTCtctgaagatggacaaaaaagaTGCATGTGCTGTCACTTACTTTGGTGATGGTGGCACAAGTGAG GGAGATTTTCATGCTGCTATGAATTTTGCGGCGGTCACAGAGTCTCCAGTAATTTTTATCTGCAGGAATAACGGATGGGCAATTAGTACACCCACTTCAGACCAGTTTCGAA GTGATGGGATTGCTGTTAGAGGGCAAGCTTATGGAGTCCGGAGCATTCGTGTAGATGGTAACGATGCACTTGCGATGTATAGTGCAGTTCGCTCTGCACGTCAAATGGCTGTAAATGAACATAGGCCCATTTTAATTGAA GCTGTTACATATCGAGTTGGACACCACTCCACATCAGATGATTCCACCAAGTACCGTCCTGCCGATGAAATTGAATGGTGGAGAATGGCAAGAGACCCTGTAACAAGATTTAGAAAGTGGATTGAGATAAATGGTTGGTGGGGTAGTGAGGCTGAGTCACAGCTCAGAAGCAGCATTCGGAGTCAG TTATTGCATGCAATTCAGATagcagagagagctgagaaaccTCCAGTTAATGACTTATTCACGGATGTATACGATAATATTCCGTCCAACCTGCGCGAGCAAGAGAAACTTCTGAAAGAAACCATCAATAGACACCCCAAAGATTACCCTGCAGATGTTCCGATTTAG
- the LOC107959620 gene encoding cation/H(+) antiporter 15, translated as MEKAEYTVANKSDDTVVCYSPTMITTNGVWQGDNPLDYSLPLFILQLTLVVVTTRLLVFILKPLRQPRVVSEILGGVLLGPSVLGRSVNFANTLFPLRSVMVLETMANIGLLYFLFLVGVEMDLSVIRRTGKKALAIAISGMILPFVIGICFSFILHGNEAEPLAHATYILFLGVALSVTAFPVLARILAELKLINSEIGKLAMSSALINDMCAWILLALAIALAENDSTSLASLWVVLSSATFVVICILVVRPAISWMIRRTPEGESFNEFYICLILTGVMISGFITDAIGTHSVFGAFVFGLIIPNGPLGVTLIEKLEDFVSGLLLPLFFAISGLKTDVASIREGQTWGILAVVIVLSCAGKIAGTVLVTTFYHMPLSEGFTLGLLMNTKGLIEMIVLNVGKDQQVLDDESFAIMVIIAVVMTGIISPIVATIYKPARRFVPYKRRTIQRSKPDGELRVLVCVHGPRNVPTIINLLEASNPTKKSPICVYVLHLVELTGRASAMLIVHNTRGSGRPALNRTQAQSDHIIHAFENFEQNSSFVSIQPLTAISPYFSMHEDICGLAEDKRVALIIIPFHKQQTVDGGMEATNPAFRTVNQNLLANAPCSVGILVDRGLSGSTRLAANEVAHHVAVLFFGGPDDREALAYGWRMCENTGTSLTVLRFVASDESLASTTELPPHIHDQDDPRILTAETDGVQEKRFDEEYLNEFRTKSAENELVVYAEQVVNNGEETVAVIRSLDSGHDLFIVGRGQGMSSPVTTGLTDWSECPELGAIGDILASSDFASTVSVLVIQQYVGLMPHETAAIPDSPPGQPDDKPANRWTPQASGTATPVF; from the exons atGGAAAAGGCGGAATATACGGTGGCCAACAAATCAGATGATACGGTGGTTTGCTATTCACCCACCATGATCACTACAAATGGTGTATGGCAAGGTGATAACCCTTTGGATTATTCGCTTCCTCTCTTCATTTTGCAGTTGACCCTGGTGGTTGTCACCACTCGCCTGCTCGTTTTCATCCTCAAACCCCTACGCCAACCTCGAGTTGTTTCTGAGATTCTC GGAGGAGTATTATTAGGTCCATCTGTGTTAGGACGGAGCGTAAACTTTGCCAACACATTGTTTCCTTTGAGGAGTGTGATGGTGCTTGAAACAATGGCGAATATCGGCCTTCTTTACTTCCTCTTCCTTGTTGGTGTAGAGATGGACCTTTCGGTGATTCGTCGAACGGGAAAGAAAGCTCTCGCCATTGCCATTTCTGGCATGATTCTGCCCTTTGTAATCGGCATCTGTTTCTCTTTCATTCTCCACGGTAACGAAGCCGAACCCCTTGCTCATGCCACCTACATTCTTTTCCTTGGAGTTGCTCTCTCAGTCACAGCATTTCCAGTGCTTGCTCGTATCCTTGCGGAGCTGAAACTTATTAATTCAGAAATCGGCAAGTTGGCCATGTCTTCTGCTCTTATCAATGACATGTGTGCATGGATTCTTTTAGCTTTAGCCATTGCCTTGGCAGAGAATGATTCTACTTCCTTAGCTTCCCTTTGGGTTGTTCTTTCCAGTGCTACTTTCGTTGTCATTTGTATTCTCGTTGTTAGGCCAGCCATTTCATGGATGATTCGAAGAACACCTGAAGGAGAATCATTCAACGAGTTTTACATATGTCTTATCCTAACAGGGGTTATGATCTCAGGCTTCATTACAGATGCCATTGGGACACATTCTGTGTTTGGTGCCTTTGTGTTTGGTCTCATCATTCCCAATGGACCACTTGGGGTTACTCTAATAGAAAAGCTTGAGGACTTTGTTTCAGGGCTTTTGCTGCCTCTCTTCTTCGCCATTAGCGGGCTCAAGACAGATGTAGCTTCGATCAGAGAAGGTCAAACATGGGGGATCTTGGCTGTTGTAATCGTCCTTTCTTGTGCTGGAAAGATAGCTGGAACTGTTCTTGTGACAACCTTTTACCATATGCCACTTAGTGAAGGGTTTACACTTGGGTTACTCATGAACACCAAGGGCCTCATTGAAATGATTGTTCTCAATGTGGGCAAAGATCAACAGGTCTTAGATGATGAGTCGTTTGCAATCATGGTCATCATAGCGGTGGTTATGACTGGGATCATTTCGCCCATTGTAGCAACCATTTACAAGCCGGCAAGGAGGTTCGTACCATACAAACGTAGAACGATTCAAAGATCAAAACCAGACGGTGAGCTACGAGTGCTGGTGTGTGTCCACGGCCCTCGTAATGTCCCAACAATAATCAACTTACTTGAAGCCTCCAATCCCACCAAGAAGTCTCCAATATGTGTGTACGTGCTCCATCTCGTTGAACTCACTGGTCGTGCATCTGCAATGCTTATTGTCCATAACACCCGTGGATCCGGTCGACCGGCTTTAAACCGAACACAAGCTCAATCAGACCACATAATCCATGCTTTCGAAAACTTCGAGCAAAATTCGAGTTTCGTCTCCATTCAGCCCCTCACAGCCATTTCCCCTTACTTCTCCATGCACGAAGATATTTGTGGGTTAGCCGAAGACAAACGTGTTGCCCTCATAATCATCCCTTTCCACAAACAACAAACAGTAGATGGAGGAATGGAAGCAACGAACCCGGCCTTCCGAACAGTTAACCAAAATTTACTTGCAAATGCGCCTTGCTCGGTGGGAATTCTAGTTGACAGAGGCCTAAGTGGTTCAACACGCTTGGCAGCAAACGAAGTGGCACACCATGTAGCTGTGCTGTTCTTTGGGGGTCCAGATGATAGAGAAGCACTTGCATACGGATGGAGGATGTGTGAAAATACAGGAACTAGCCTCACCGTGCTGCGGTTTGTCGCGAGCGACGAGTCTCTCGCCTCTACAACAGAGTTGCCACCTCATATCCACGATCAAGATGATCCAAGGATTCTAACAGCAGAAACAGACGGTGTTCAAGAAAAACGGTTTGACGAAGAATACTTAAACGAGTTCAGGACGAAGAGTGCGGAGAACGAGTTAGTTGTATATGCAGAGCAAGTTGTGAATAATGGGGAGGAAACAGTGGCTGTCATTCGGTCATTAGACAGCGGGCACGACTTGTTCATCGTCGGGAGAGGACAAGGAATGTCATCACCGGTCACGACCGGACTTACTGACTGGAGCGAGTGTCCGGAGCTCGGTGCAATTGGTGATATTCTAGCGTCATCGGATTTTGCATCGACGGTGTCTGTGTTGGTGATCCAACAGTATGTTGGGTTAATGCCCCATGAAACCGCAGCAATACCAGATAGCCCACCTGGTCAACCAGATGACAAGCCTGCCAACCGGTGGACACCACAAGCAAGTGGAACTGCAACGCCTGTTTTCTAA